The nucleotide window TTTGGGGCCTACCTTTCGATGGGTCCCGCATCGCATTGATAGGTGTAATGTAAGATCGATAGACATATACCTAAAGCTTACCATTACCACCAATAAATGGATAAATTTCACttctaaatttcaatttttaattattaatttataaaattttaattaatacacTTAAAATTAAGAGTAAATATTTTAGCCATCACTTCCTTGAATGAGGCGTAGGCTGAGGAGCAGAACAATATACAGACTCGCATCATTGTCGCAATTGGACTAGCAACATACCAGGGTCTTAAAGGATCTTGGTTATTGAAGACATGGACGTACGGTCCTGATTAAAGTAAGCGCGAACATGCAGTTGATTTGAGCCAGTAaaaagaattttattttaaattttttttattacttttccTTTCATCCAATAAAACTAAATTTACTTTTTCTTTTAAATCTGTctgtaattatattatttttttttataaaaaatattagcctaagtaaaatttattattttaattataatatttttttttaacttacgtGAAAAAGAGTAGAGTTTTAATATGTACATATATTTTggaaaaaagggaaataaatcaaattattttattatttaatattttattatttaagatATAAACAGGAAAGGTTAGCAGTTAGCCCAAGTGAACAAACTATTGCCGATTACATTCCACAATCCACCACCATTAAATCATCTCCAATCGTATGCTCTACACGTTTCAATCAAACCCAGAGAACTGGTCTGATCATCGGCCATATCTCTGCAGCCACATGGGTCCCGCTTGACTTTCCGTCTCCTACGATAACGATTGTCTAAATTTACCACTTCCACCAACTCTCAGACTTTATATCAGCACTGTTGATCTTGCGTGTCTAACCTATTTATACACTCTCAGTCTCGCCATATCCCTTCGCTCAAACCCCTCTCTCGATACTCATAAGATtcagaggaagagagagagagtgtgtgtgtgtCTATCTTCTCTTTCGTAGACAAAATTCTCAGATCCAACCTTAACAATGGCTTTGTTGGTGGAGAAGACCACTAGCGGCCGTGAGTACAAGGTCAAGGACATGTCTCAGGCAGACTTCGGTCGCCTCGAGATCGAATTGGCTGAGGTTGAAATGCCTGGTCTTATGGCCTGCAGAGCCGAATTCGGCCCTGCTCAGCCTTTCAAGGGCGCTAAGATCACCGGTTCCCTACACATGACCATTCAAACTGCCGTCCTCATCGAGACCCTCACCGCTTTGGGCGCCGAGGTCCGCTGGTGCTCATGTAATATCTTCAGCACTCAGGACCACGCTGCCGCCGCCATCGCCCGTGACTCCGCTTCCGTCTTCGCCTGGAAGGGTGAGACTCTTCAGGAGTACTGGTGGTGTACTGAGCGTGCTCTTGACTGGGGTCCAGGTGGGGGCCCTGATCTGATCGTGGATGATGGTGGTGATGCTACCCTTTTGATCCATGAGGGTGTTAAAGCTGAGGAGATTTATGAGAAGACTGGACAGCTTCCTGATCCGTCTACCACCGATAATACCGAGTTTCAAATTGTTTTGACGATTATTAGAGATGGATTGAAGACAGATCCCAAGAGGTATCACAAGATGAAGGAAAGATTGGTGGGTGTTTCTGAGGAGACTACCACTGGTGTTAAGAGGTTGTACCAGATGCAAGCTAATGGAACTTTGCTATTCTCTGCTATTAACGTTAATGACTCTGTCACCAAGAGCAAGGTATTGTATttgcttaatatatatatatatatatatatatatattttttttttttttgttatagatCTGGCTTGGATCTGGATCTCCTTGATTTAGATCTGCTGCCGTTTGCTAAAGTTGTTTGCTTTATGTTTCAGTTTGCCCGTTATTTCATCTGGTTGTTTTCCTCAACTATTACTTCTGACGTTTGGGTTAAATTATGTTGATTTGCATGAACTACTCATGTTGCTTGCTAAAAAATGGATAATAAACTGCTAATGCTTGGAAATGCTTATTGTGTGGTCTGATTTATCCTCAGACCTGCTTTTGTCTTCTTAGTTTTGTAGCTCACTAATCTGGTTATTGAATTCAATTGTTTGAAAAATGGTTTTATTATTGGTTTATGATTTAGACTAGGTTTTACTCAGATCTGTACTGATAAACTTCAGTTTTTCTGTGTTTTTGAATGTTACTTATTTTGTTTGATTATCTTGAACTTGTTCGATTCCAATTGGAGTAATTGAGTTGTTGAATCCAACTTTGTTTTACTCAACTATTGCTATTAAATAATGTAAAACACATTTATCATTAACattacttttcctttttttttttttttaatatggttTTATAGGAACTAACTAATTATTGACGTTAATGATTTTGATTATTAAGTTCTGCTTAATGGTGTTTAGTGCCTGATTCTTTCATCATCCTAGATGATCATTGATGAGCGACTTTATGGTCAGTAATTAGTAGTCCATTAAATGCTATATGGAAAAATGTATTTCTGATCCTGTGTGATTCCATTGTCTAATTTTGGTCGAACACTCACTGATACTTTTGCTTTTGTTGCAGTTTGATAACTTGTATGGATGCCGCCACTCTCTCCCTGATGGTTTGATGAGAGCCACTGATGTCATGATTGCTGGCAAGGTTGCTGTTGTCTGTGGTTATGGTGATGTTGGCAAGGGCTGTGCTGCTGCCTTGAAGCAGGGTGGAGCTCGTGTGATTGTGACAGAGATTGATCCTATTTGTGCCCTTCAGGCTCTTATGGAAGGCCTCCAAGTCTTGACTCTTGAGGATGTTGTCTCTGAGGCTGACATCTTTGTCACCACCACTGGTAACAAGGACATCATCATGGTTGATcacatgaggaagatgaagaacaATGCCATTGTTTGCAACATTGGTCACTTTGATAATGAAATTGATATGCATGGACTTGAAAACTACCCTGGTGTGAAGCGCATCACCATCAAGCCCCAGACTGATAGGTGGGTGTTCCCCGAAACTAACTCAGGCGTCATTGTGTTGGCTGAGGGGCGTCTCATGAATTTGGGTTGTGCGACTGGTCACCCCAGCTTTGTGATGTCGTGCTCTTTCACCAACCAGGTAATTGCACAGCTCGAGTTGTGGAGGGAGAAGGGAACAGGGAAATATGAGAAGAAGGTCTATGTTTTACCGAAGCACCTTGATGAGAAGGTTGCTGCACTTCACCTTGGAAAGCTTGGGGCTAAGCTCACTAAACTAACCAAGGAGCAGGCTAAATACATCAGCTTGCCCGTTGAGGGTCCTTACAAGCCACCTCACTACAGGTACTAAGTCAGGGCAAAGAGTTCTTGAGAAAAACTGCATATTGGGACGGCTTGACTGTTTGTTTTACAATTTGAAGATGATTTGTGATAGAATGTTAGGattttatttgtatttttattttatttttaggatTTGTGTTTTGGAGGGGAAAAGTTGGGAGGCAAGATATGGATTGGTCTCTATTGAAGAAGACCACATGGGATTGAATAAGGTTTTGGATGTGGGGTTGTGTGCGATGTATTGTAACTGCTACCATTTGAGTTATGCTGCAACTGGTTGTTGTCATTTTattccaaaaaaaaaatgaaggataaaaaaataattattaaaatcacTCCTAATTGAGATAAATCTATAGCATGATCTTGAACCTATAGAGGTTGATTCTAAAATTTGAGCTTAGATTTGAAGTGGTTGAGTTCATGTAGATAAgttgtaattttctttttgagGATCTATCAAGG belongs to Hevea brasiliensis isolate MT/VB/25A 57/8 chromosome 4, ASM3005281v1, whole genome shotgun sequence and includes:
- the LOC110645038 gene encoding adenosylhomocysteinase, with the protein product MALLVEKTTSGREYKVKDMSQADFGRLEIELAEVEMPGLMACRAEFGPAQPFKGAKITGSLHMTIQTAVLIETLTALGAEVRWCSCNIFSTQDHAAAAIARDSASVFAWKGETLQEYWWCTERALDWGPGGGPDLIVDDGGDATLLIHEGVKAEEIYEKTGQLPDPSTTDNTEFQIVLTIIRDGLKTDPKRYHKMKERLVGVSEETTTGVKRLYQMQANGTLLFSAINVNDSVTKSKFDNLYGCRHSLPDGLMRATDVMIAGKVAVVCGYGDVGKGCAAALKQGGARVIVTEIDPICALQALMEGLQVLTLEDVVSEADIFVTTTGNKDIIMVDHMRKMKNNAIVCNIGHFDNEIDMHGLENYPGVKRITIKPQTDRWVFPETNSGVIVLAEGRLMNLGCATGHPSFVMSCSFTNQVIAQLELWREKGTGKYEKKVYVLPKHLDEKVAALHLGKLGAKLTKLTKEQAKYISLPVEGPYKPPHYRY